The sequence AGGAAGACATAGCCGGCGGGCTTATTGATTCAATTGTCCGCAGGCTGCTTTCAATGATTTACCGTGTCGGAGCTGTTCCTCAAGTCGTTCTTACGGGCGGATGCGCAAGAAACATGGCACTCGTGAAAAGTCTGGAAGTCAGTCTGGGTATTCCCGTTATAAGAACAAAAGAGGATCCGCAGATTACCGGCGCTTTAGGCGCGGCTTTATTTGCTCAGGCAAAGGCTTTGATACAAAATAAATAAAATGTGCGGTGGATTGTGTCAGATTTCGACCATTATATAAACTGTGTTTCATCTTTAATCAGTGAGTTTGTGTCAGAAGGGAAAAACTGCAAGATTCTCTCCTGCGATGCTGAAAACAGCCATGCGCTTTTGCAGATCAAATCAGAAAAAAGGGCGGGCTCGGGTCTTGTAATGAAGTCTGAAACATTTCTTGAGCTGGGCGGACCTGTTTCAGGCTCGTGCAATCTGTCTCTTTATTCCATAAATGAACAGTTGGTCAAGGACGGCAGAATCCGTCTTATCGGACCGGATGTTCATGAATGCAGCGGAGAGAGTTCTTTCGGACAGATTGTTATTGTCGCAGGGAAAAAATTGACGGATGAGGATTATCTTGATTTGCAGAGATCTGTATACACAGGAGAACAAATAGAAGGTTATATGATGAAAAGTACAACTGGACATATTTGGTCAAGAATAAGCAGGGATGCCGCTGCAAAAGGTTTTGATTTTAAGTTTCTCGGAACCGCACTGGTCAATATCATAAAATTAAAAATGCCATCTGTTGCTTCTGCTGAGATAGTCTTTGTCACTTCTTCAAAAAAAGATATTGAGAAACTTAATCAGATAAAGATGAAAGTTTCTGAAATTTATCAGCAAATCAAAGAGAAAAAATGGAAGCAGAGGGGGGTTGATATTTATCAGTGTGCTTTTCATGGAAACTGCAGCTCCTGTAAGGATAAACCGATTTGCGATGAAGTTAACAGAATTTCCAGCGCAAGAAAAAAAGTTGTGTAAATTGTGTGCGGGAATATTAGGAGTAAATAATGAAATCTGATAAAGAATTACTTTGCAGGAATACAAGAATCTATGCCGTCTGCGGTAAAGGCGGTGTGGGGAAAACCGCTTTTACCGCCTTACTTACAAGAGCATTGGCTGAAAGAAAATCTACGGGAAGACTTTTAGTGATAGACGCTGATCCTGCATTAGGACTTGCCAATGCTTTGGGCATTAAAATCTCAAAAACAATCGGACAGGTGAGAGAAGCTGTTATTCAAACAGCAAAGGACGGCATTGAAACGGAAATTCAGGAAATGGCCGGTATGTTGGACTATTTGCTGCTTGAAACACTTGTTGAAGGAAACGGTTTTGCTCTTTTGGCTATGGGGCGCTCTGAGTCAATGGGCTGCTATTGCTCAGTGAATAATCTTTTACGAGATGCGATAAACGAACTATCTGATAAGTTTGACACAATCTTGATAGATGGGGAGGCAGGTCTGGAACAGATAAACAGGCAGGTTGTTGAAACGCTTGATTATCTCATTATTCTTTCAGATTCATCGGCTAGGGGGCTACAGACAGTCGGTCTTATAAAAAAAATGACAGAAGAAGATAAAGTGATTTCATGCAAAAGCATCGGGCTGGTTTTCAACAGAGTGAATAGTATTAACGAAATGCTCCGCCGTACCGCAAATGAAATTGGTATAAATATTCTTGGAGTAATTCCAAACAGCGAACAACTGGCTGATTTTGATATGCGCAGCATTGCTTTGACAGGTTTGCCCAAGCATAATGAGGCGTATGAGGCAATCGACACTATACTTGAGCAGCTTATCAATAGAGCGAATTTTTAAAACAGATGTGCATGTCTATACGATTTACTGCAATGTATAAAAAGATGGGAGAAGGATGGATATCCCAGCAGAAACCAATCACCATCTTCTGCGCAGTTTTCAAATTTCTTGAGCTATGCCTTTGTATAGATTAATTTTTTGCCATACTCCATGATGGAGCGGTTCATGACCGATTTCTTATTTTTGTAACCTTACGAATTGCACTGTTAAGTGATTTTATTGCATTGTGGCATAAGTTGTTGGGTATTTCATCTGGTCGTCAAACGAGAGAAAACAGAGTAATGGAGGCGGCGGTTCCATTATATTGGATTTTGCTGTCCGAAAATGGATTTTAAATTAGTGTAAGTTATTGTTGAATATTAATTGATGATTTTTACTCCGGTTTTCTGATTATCCATATCCGGACAGATTTTCCCATATTTTAGGCACCGTTTTGGGCACTAAATTTTGCCCCTGAAAATCAAAACTGCAAAAACGATATGTCCGTTTTCGGACTTGGAATCCATGTCTGGACACAGTTTTATATATCATTTTCATTCCTTAAAGTCCATATCCGGATTGCGGTTCGATTTCTAGATGCGAAATCAAATTCTGAGATATGATTCTGATATGCGGTGAAAACAGATATTAAATACCGCATAGTGTACGGTGAATAACTGTTGCTTTTGCGGTGAATAATAGTTATATTTACATTAAAATTTGCGGTGAATATTATGTGGATATATGAGCAGAGCGATTGGCCTCACTTCAAATGGAATGCAGAAGCTTTAGCATACAAGCTTGCTGATATTCGTTACAGACAAGGACTTCTTCTTGGAAAGATGGCTGGGATCGGGTTTGATTTAAAGCAGGAGGCAAGCTTAAAAACTTTGACCAGTGATATTGTAACTTCTTCGGCAATTGAAGGTGAACTCCTCAACCGGGAAGAAGTACGTTCATCTATTGCACGCAGGCTTGGAATCGATATTGCAGGGCTTGTTCCTGCCAGCAGGAATATCGATGGTTTTGTGGAAATGATGATTGATGCTACCCATAATTTTTCTCGAGATTTAACTGAAGAAAGACTTTTTGCATGGCATTCTGCATTGTTTCCTACCGGTCGAAGCGGAATGTACAAAATTGCTGTCGGACAGTGGCGAACACCAGAGTCTGGTGCAATGCAGGTTGTTTCCGGTGCAGTAGGACGTGAAAAGATACATTTCGAAGCCCCACATGCAGATAAAATTTCTGACGAAATGGTTGCTTTCTTAAATTGGTTCAATTCTGATACCACTCTTGATCCCATCATAAAAGCAGGAGTTGCCCATCTTTGGTTTGTTACCATTCATCCTTTTGAAGACGGCAACGGCCGCATAGCCCGTGCTATTACTGACATGCTTCTTGCCCGTGCAGATGGTATTTCTGAGCGTTTTTACAGTCTTTCAAGCCAGATTGAGGCAGAGCGTAAAGACTACTATTTTCAGCTTGAGCGCCAACAGAAGGGAGCTACTGATGTAACCGGATGGCTTGAGTGGTTTCTGGGCTGTCTTGGCCGTGCCTTGGAGCGTGCTGAGGATAATTTGAAGTCCATTATTTACAAAACAGAACTGTGGAATCATTTCAAGCAGTTTTCAGTTAATG is a genomic window of Geovibrio thiophilus containing:
- a CDS encoding Fic family protein, which translates into the protein MWIYEQSDWPHFKWNAEALAYKLADIRYRQGLLLGKMAGIGFDLKQEASLKTLTSDIVTSSAIEGELLNREEVRSSIARRLGIDIAGLVPASRNIDGFVEMMIDATHNFSRDLTEERLFAWHSALFPTGRSGMYKIAVGQWRTPESGAMQVVSGAVGREKIHFEAPHADKISDEMVAFLNWFNSDTTLDPIIKAGVAHLWFVTIHPFEDGNGRIARAITDMLLARADGISERFYSLSSQIEAERKDYYFQLERQQKGATDVTGWLEWFLGCLGRALERAEDNLKSIIYKTELWNHFKQFSVNERQRMIINLMLDDSFEGYMNTSKYAKLAKCSNDTALRDIQELKAYGVFIQNIAGGRSTSYRLRDPV
- a CDS encoding AAA family ATPase; its protein translation is MKSDKELLCRNTRIYAVCGKGGVGKTAFTALLTRALAERKSTGRLLVIDADPALGLANALGIKISKTIGQVREAVIQTAKDGIETEIQEMAGMLDYLLLETLVEGNGFALLAMGRSESMGCYCSVNNLLRDAINELSDKFDTILIDGEAGLEQINRQVVETLDYLIILSDSSARGLQTVGLIKKMTEEDKVISCKSIGLVFNRVNSINEMLRRTANEIGINILGVIPNSEQLADFDMRSIALTGLPKHNEAYEAIDTILEQLINRANF
- a CDS encoding carbon monoxide dehydrogenase, whose translation is MKSETFLELGGPVSGSCNLSLYSINEQLVKDGRIRLIGPDVHECSGESSFGQIVIVAGKKLTDEDYLDLQRSVYTGEQIEGYMMKSTTGHIWSRISRDAAAKGFDFKFLGTALVNIIKLKMPSVASAEIVFVTSSKKDIEKLNQIKMKVSEIYQQIKEKKWKQRGVDIYQCAFHGNCSSCKDKPICDEVNRISSARKKVV